The Ruficoccus amylovorans region ACCCTCCTGCCGCGCGCGCAGTTCGATAGCGTGGCCGTTGACGAGGGCGCGGGCGACCTTGCCCCGGGCACTCTCAACGATGCGGCCAAAAGTCGCCCGCGAGACGCCCATCCGCTCCCCGGCCTGCGCGTGATGGAGCCGCTCCACGTCGGCCAGCCTGAGCGCTTCCAGTTCGTCCGCCTCCAGCACAACGACCTCCAGCTCACAGGTCGGGATGCCGCGCGGTTTGAAGACCGTTTCTCTCAGTTCGCAGCGGATGCAACGGTGTTTTTTCGGACGCATGAGACGGCTTTCGTATCGGCAGTCAATTAGTGTTCATTATCCAATAAATCCCTGGCATCAGGAAATGTTGCTTGACCTTTATCAAGCCGCCTTTTATGAGCATATGCTCAATTCTTTCAAGTCAAAACCATGAACATCTGCCTGCCGGTTCTCGAAAATAACGGCCTCCTGAGCGCGGTTTCGCCGCACTTTGGCCAAGCCCCCGCTCATCTGGTCATCTCCCCTGAGGGAGAAATCGTCCACTACGCGGAGAAAACCGCCTGCGGCCACGCGGGCTGTACCCCGGTCGATATTCTCGCCGCGCACGCCGTCAAGGCCATCGTCTGCCAGGGACTCGGACGCGGGGCCTTTTTCCGACTGCGAGAGCTTGGGATCGACGTTTTCCAGACCGACTGCGAGACAGTCGATGAGGCACTGGTCGCCTATCGCCGTCACACACTCGCCCCCATGAGCGAAGACGGCCTTTGCCAGGGACACGAGCACAGTGACCACGACCACGACGGCCATCCCCACGAGCACGGACACAATCACTGCCACTGAAAACCAGCCGTACCGCGCACAGCCGGAGACATCCATCATGGCCGAAATCCGCCTCACCCTGTTGACTGAAAACACCGCCAAGGGACGAAAAATCCTCGGCGAACACGGGCTGGCCTACTGGATCGAAACCCCGGCGGGAAACGTGCTCTTTGACACCGGGCAGGGGCAGACGCTTTTTCACAACGCGGCCCTCTGCGGGGCCGACCTCGCCCAAACGGCGGCGGTCGTGCTCAGCCACGGCCACTTCGACCATACGGGCGGTCTGGAGCAGGTTCTTGACGCCGCCCCGGCGGCCAGCGTCTATTTCCACCCCGACGCGATCCTGCCCCGCTATTCTGCTGCTCCCGCCGGCGGCACCCGCACCGTCGCCGTCCCTTTTATGCACAACGGGGGTGTTTTAAAAAAGGCCGCCACCGTGCGCTACACCCGTCAGCCCACCCCGATCCTGGGCGGGCTCGTCGCCACCGGCGAAGTCCCCCGCCACTACGCCGACGAGGACACGGGCGGAGACTTTTTCCTTGATGCCGACGGCCACCGGCGCGACCCCATCAACGACGACCAGTCACTCTACTTTGAAAGCACCGAA contains the following coding sequences:
- a CDS encoding DUF134 domain-containing protein, with the protein product MRPKKHRCIRCELRETVFKPRGIPTCELEVVVLEADELEALRLADVERLHHAQAGERMGVSRATFGRIVESARGKVARALVNGHAIELRARQEG
- a CDS encoding NifB/NifX family molybdenum-iron cluster-binding protein, whose amino-acid sequence is MNICLPVLENNGLLSAVSPHFGQAPAHLVISPEGEIVHYAEKTACGHAGCTPVDILAAHAVKAIVCQGLGRGAFFRLRELGIDVFQTDCETVDEALVAYRRHTLAPMSEDGLCQGHEHSDHDHDGHPHEHGHNHCH
- a CDS encoding MBL fold metallo-hydrolase, coding for MAEIRLTLLTENTAKGRKILGEHGLAYWIETPAGNVLFDTGQGQTLFHNAALCGADLAQTAAVVLSHGHFDHTGGLEQVLDAAPAASVYFHPDAILPRYSAAPAGGTRTVAVPFMHNGGVLKKAATVRYTRQPTPILGGLVATGEVPRHYADEDTGGDFFLDADGHRRDPINDDQSLYFESTEGLVLILGCAHAGVVNTLHHVARLTGTQRIHAVIGGMHLLYADPARLERTYAAFRDYDVRLIAPCHCTGIRAVAGFWNHFPERCAEAHAGKRFTFRLP